A part of Rhodamnia argentea isolate NSW1041297 chromosome 8, ASM2092103v1, whole genome shotgun sequence genomic DNA contains:
- the LOC115755837 gene encoding glutamate receptor 2.7-like isoform X3, whose product MNPRSSFSIPFLYILICLFITPSMCQNLTATEIDVGVILDLDTYIGKMCKTCLEMAIGDFYSDHDDYTTRLVLHTRNATSDPVVATSAAVELLKNYQVKAILGPQKSRQADFIADIGNTTQVPIISFTVTSPLLSHLEIPYFIRMAQVDTSQLNAIAAIVKDVKWREIVPIYERSYYGSGIISYLADAMQGIGTRIPYRCGISPSATDDQILKELHKLMTMQTRVFIVHMLPNLAYRLFLKANEAGMMRKGYAWIVTDGIANLLSSMDSNVINSMQGVVGVKTYPPQTKELDQFTKRWEKRFHDEYPGTNHVQLNAFGLGAYDSISALAMAVENADIANSQFSVPAIQENMTDLEIIGVSESGPKLLQSVLKTKFTGLSGRVELINGQLPISAFQIVNLVGNDTISIGHWTENGITGQLPASNENSLSEKNYLQKIVWPGKSRIIPKGWDIPANRKKLKVGVPVKAGFSQFIKVETDPRTNVSNVTGYCVDVFDAVMKSLHYAVPYDVPYEFEPFETSEGSGDSAGNSDDLIRNVSTETNMQGYDAVVGDITIRAARADYVDFTLPYTESGVSMIVPIKGDNKKSAWIFLKPLKTELWITIGAFFLYTGIVIWVLEHRVNKEFRGTPSKQIGMILWFSFSTMVFAHKERVISNLSRFVLIIWIFAVLVLSSSYTASLTSLLTVQQLQPTVTDISALIRNGEHIGYQDGSFVLDLLKGLGVQESKLRVLYTPEEYDEQLSKGSNNDGAFPKGSPLVPDVSRAILKVMESPEMTLITNAWFRGQDKCSEEDMTTVDSNSLTLDSFKGLFLIAALASTSALFIFLINFFYENRHILASQVPVKQKVAAIAKTFNEKKEDAHVAAKKEKSKEEEIEMAARGEIHLTPGATSFSNSEEGLFSPDEGSSSPGPGTLYHALTVMGINEDRHRKYSFHSNSDSFLYDKI is encoded by the exons ATGAACCCAAGATCCTCGTTTTCCATTCCCTTTTTGTACATCCTAATATGCTTGTTCATAACGCCATCGATGTGTCAGAATCTTACAGCAACAGAGATAGATGTCGGAGTCATTCTAGATTTGGATACATATATCGGAAAGATGTGCAAGACATGCCTTGAGATGGCAATTGGCGATTTCTACTCTGATCATGATGATTACACTACAAGATTAGTCCTTCACACGAGAAACGCAACGAGTGACCCGGTCGTGGCTACATCTGCAG CTGTAGAATTGTTAAAGAATTATCAAGTCAAGGCCATTCTGGGGCCTCAAAAATCAAGACAAGCAGATTTTATAGCTGACATTGGAAATACCACTCAGGTCCCTATAATTTCCTTCACCGTGACAAGCCCTTTGCTTTCGCACCTTGAAATTCCCTACTTCATCCGAATGGCACAAGTGGACACCTCTCAGCTCAATGCTATAGCTGCCATTGTCAAAGATGTCAAGTGGAGGGAAATTGTACCTATTTATGAACGCTCTTATTACGGAAGTGGAATCATCTCTTATCTTGCTGATGCCATGCAAGGAATCGGTACAAGGATACCGTACCGGTGTGGAATCTCTCCTTCAGCTACTGATGATCAGATCCTGAAAGAGCTCCACAAGTTAATGACTATGCAAACAAGGGTTTTCATTGTGCATATGCTGCCAAATCTTGCATACCGGCTTTTTCTCAAGGCAAATGAAGCTGGAATGATGAGAAAAGGATATGCCTGGATAGTCACAGATGGGATTGCAAACCTTCTCAGCTCCATGGATTCCAATGTCATCAATTCTATGCAAGGAGTTGTAGGGGTGAAGACTTACCCTCCTCAAACCAAAGAGCTAGACCAATTCACAAAGAGATGGGAAAAGCGATTTCATGACGAATATCCAGGAACCAACCATGTTCAGCTAAATGCCTTTGGCCTAGGTGCCTATGATAGCATTTCTGCTTTAGCAATGGCAGTAGAAAATGCTGATATAGCGAACTCACAATTTAGTGTACCAGCCATCCAGGAGAATATGACTGACCTGGAAATCATTGGTGTCTCAGAGTCGGGACCAAAGCTCCTCCAGTCAGTTTTGAAAACCAAATTCACCGGATTAAGTGGCAGAGTTGAACTCATAAATGGACAATTACCGATATCTGCCTTTCAGATAGTGAACTTGGTTGGCAATGATACAATATCAATTGGACATTGGACAGAGAATGGCATCACGGGCCAACTTCCTGCCAGTAATGAGAACTCACTCAGCGAGAAGAACTATCTGCAAAAAATTGTTTGGCCTGGTAAATCAAGAATAATCCCAAAAGGTTGGGATATTCCAGCCAATCGGAAGAAGTTGAAGGTTGGAGTCCCGGTAAAAGCCGGATTTAGCCAATTCATAAAAGTGGAAACAGATCCTCGGACAAATGTTTCCAATGTTACTGGTTATTGCGTAGATGTGTTCGATGCTGTCATGAAATCATTGCATTATGCTGTTCCGTATGATGTTCCGTATGAGTTTGAACCCTTTGAGACTAGTGAAGGCAGTGGAGATAGTGCGGGAAATTCTGATGATCTTATCAGAAACGTTTCCACTGAG ACCAACATGCAGGGTTACGATGCTGTCGTTGGCGACATAACCATTAGGGCTGCCCGAGCCGATTATGTGGATTTTACCCTTCCTTACACAGAGTCAGGTGTCTCCATGATTGTTCCAATCAAGGGTGACAATAAAAAAAGTGCATGGATCTTCTTGAAACCGCTGAAGACAGAGCTATGGATAACCATAGGAGCCTTCTTTCTGTACACTGGCATTGTAATATGGGTTCTTGAGCACCGGGTGAACAAAGAATTTAGGGGAACTCCATCCAAACAGATTGGAATGATCTTGTGGTTCTCCTTCTCTACAATGGTCTTTGCACACA AGGAAAGGGTAATCAGCAACTTGTCGAGATTTGTGTTGATCATATGGATCTTTGCTGTCCTAGTGCTGTCATCGAGTTACACGGCAAGCTTGACCTCTCTATTAACTGTACAACAGCTCCAACCGACTGTCACAGATATCAGTGCTCTGATAAGGAATGGAGAGCACATTGGGTACCAGGACGGTTCTTTTGTTCTGGATCTTTTGAAAGGCTTGGGGGTACAGGAGTCAAAGCTCAGAGTGCTGTATACTCCAGAGGAATATGATGAGCAACTCTCTAAAGGCAGTAATAATGATGGG GCATTTCCGAAGGGCTCGCCACTGGTTCCTGACGTGTCGAGGGCAATCCTGAAAGTCATGGAATCACCCGAGATGACTTTAATTACAAACGCATGGTTTAGGGGTCAGGACAAGTGTTCAGAGGAAGACATGACAACTGTAGACTCCAACAGCCTCACGCTGGACAGTTTTAAAGGCCTTTTCCTCATCGCAGCGCTTGCCTCAACCTCTGcgctcttcatcttcttgatcaACTTCTTCTACGAGAACAGACACATCTTAGCCTCCCAGGTACCGGTGAAGCAAAAAGTTGCTGCCATTGCAAAGACATTCAACGAGAAGAAGGAAGACGCCCATGTGGCggcaaagaaggaaaagagcaaagaagaagaaatcgaaATGGCTGCCAGAGGAGAAATCCATCTCACCCCAGGTGCAACCAGCTTTTCCAATTCCGAAGAAGGGCTGTTCTCACCGGATGAGGGCTCATCATCCCCGGGACCTGGAACTCTGTATCACGCGTTGACTGTtatggggatcaatgaagatagGCATAGGAAATATTCTTTTCACTCCAACTCCGATTCTTTCTTGTATGATAAAATCTAA
- the LOC115755837 gene encoding glutamate receptor 2.7-like isoform X1 — protein MNPRSSFSIPFLYILICLFITPSMCQNLTATEIDVGVILDLDTYIGKMCKTCLEMAIGDFYSDHDDYTTRLVLHTRNATSDPVVATSAAVELLKNYQVKAILGPQKSRQADFIADIGNTTQVPIISFTVTSPLLSHLEIPYFIRMAQVDTSQLNAIAAIVKDVKWREIVPIYERSYYGSGIISYLADAMQGIGTRIPYRCGISPSATDDQILKELHKLMTMQTRVFIVHMLPNLAYRLFLKANEAGMMRKGYAWIVTDGIANLLSSMDSNVINSMQGVVGVKTYPPQTKELDQFTKRWEKRFHDEYPGTNHVQLNAFGLGAYDSISALAMAVENADIANSQFSVPAIQENMTDLEIIGVSESGPKLLQSVLKTKFTGLSGRVELINGQLPISAFQIVNLVGNDTISIGHWTENGITGQLPASNENSLSEKNYLQKIVWPGKSRIIPKGWDIPANRKKLKVGVPVKAGFSQFIKVETDPRTNVSNVTGYCVDVFDAVMKSLHYAVPYDVPYEFEPFETSEGSGDSAGNSDDLIRNVSTETNMQGYDAVVGDITIRAARADYVDFTLPYTESGVSMIVPIKGDNKKSAWIFLKPLKTELWITIGAFFLYTGIVIWVLEHRVNKEFRGTPSKQIGMILWFSFSTMVFAHKERVISNLSRFVLIIWIFAVLVLSSSYTASLTSLLTVQQLQPTVTDISALIRNGEHIGYQDGSFVLDLLKGLGVQESKLRVLYTPEEYDEQLSKGSNNDGVSAIVDELPYLRVVLSMYCSKYKLVGPTYKTAGFGFAFPKGSPLVPDVSRAILKVMESPEMTLITNAWFRGQDKCSEEDMTTVDSNSLTLDSFKGLFLIAALASTSALFIFLINFFYENRHILASQVPVKQKVAAIAKTFNEKKEDAHVAAKKEKSKEEEIEMAARGEIHLTPGATSFSNSEEGLFSPDEGSSSPGPGTLYHALTVMGINEDRHRKYSFHSNSDSFLYDKI, from the exons ATGAACCCAAGATCCTCGTTTTCCATTCCCTTTTTGTACATCCTAATATGCTTGTTCATAACGCCATCGATGTGTCAGAATCTTACAGCAACAGAGATAGATGTCGGAGTCATTCTAGATTTGGATACATATATCGGAAAGATGTGCAAGACATGCCTTGAGATGGCAATTGGCGATTTCTACTCTGATCATGATGATTACACTACAAGATTAGTCCTTCACACGAGAAACGCAACGAGTGACCCGGTCGTGGCTACATCTGCAG CTGTAGAATTGTTAAAGAATTATCAAGTCAAGGCCATTCTGGGGCCTCAAAAATCAAGACAAGCAGATTTTATAGCTGACATTGGAAATACCACTCAGGTCCCTATAATTTCCTTCACCGTGACAAGCCCTTTGCTTTCGCACCTTGAAATTCCCTACTTCATCCGAATGGCACAAGTGGACACCTCTCAGCTCAATGCTATAGCTGCCATTGTCAAAGATGTCAAGTGGAGGGAAATTGTACCTATTTATGAACGCTCTTATTACGGAAGTGGAATCATCTCTTATCTTGCTGATGCCATGCAAGGAATCGGTACAAGGATACCGTACCGGTGTGGAATCTCTCCTTCAGCTACTGATGATCAGATCCTGAAAGAGCTCCACAAGTTAATGACTATGCAAACAAGGGTTTTCATTGTGCATATGCTGCCAAATCTTGCATACCGGCTTTTTCTCAAGGCAAATGAAGCTGGAATGATGAGAAAAGGATATGCCTGGATAGTCACAGATGGGATTGCAAACCTTCTCAGCTCCATGGATTCCAATGTCATCAATTCTATGCAAGGAGTTGTAGGGGTGAAGACTTACCCTCCTCAAACCAAAGAGCTAGACCAATTCACAAAGAGATGGGAAAAGCGATTTCATGACGAATATCCAGGAACCAACCATGTTCAGCTAAATGCCTTTGGCCTAGGTGCCTATGATAGCATTTCTGCTTTAGCAATGGCAGTAGAAAATGCTGATATAGCGAACTCACAATTTAGTGTACCAGCCATCCAGGAGAATATGACTGACCTGGAAATCATTGGTGTCTCAGAGTCGGGACCAAAGCTCCTCCAGTCAGTTTTGAAAACCAAATTCACCGGATTAAGTGGCAGAGTTGAACTCATAAATGGACAATTACCGATATCTGCCTTTCAGATAGTGAACTTGGTTGGCAATGATACAATATCAATTGGACATTGGACAGAGAATGGCATCACGGGCCAACTTCCTGCCAGTAATGAGAACTCACTCAGCGAGAAGAACTATCTGCAAAAAATTGTTTGGCCTGGTAAATCAAGAATAATCCCAAAAGGTTGGGATATTCCAGCCAATCGGAAGAAGTTGAAGGTTGGAGTCCCGGTAAAAGCCGGATTTAGCCAATTCATAAAAGTGGAAACAGATCCTCGGACAAATGTTTCCAATGTTACTGGTTATTGCGTAGATGTGTTCGATGCTGTCATGAAATCATTGCATTATGCTGTTCCGTATGATGTTCCGTATGAGTTTGAACCCTTTGAGACTAGTGAAGGCAGTGGAGATAGTGCGGGAAATTCTGATGATCTTATCAGAAACGTTTCCACTGAG ACCAACATGCAGGGTTACGATGCTGTCGTTGGCGACATAACCATTAGGGCTGCCCGAGCCGATTATGTGGATTTTACCCTTCCTTACACAGAGTCAGGTGTCTCCATGATTGTTCCAATCAAGGGTGACAATAAAAAAAGTGCATGGATCTTCTTGAAACCGCTGAAGACAGAGCTATGGATAACCATAGGAGCCTTCTTTCTGTACACTGGCATTGTAATATGGGTTCTTGAGCACCGGGTGAACAAAGAATTTAGGGGAACTCCATCCAAACAGATTGGAATGATCTTGTGGTTCTCCTTCTCTACAATGGTCTTTGCACACA AGGAAAGGGTAATCAGCAACTTGTCGAGATTTGTGTTGATCATATGGATCTTTGCTGTCCTAGTGCTGTCATCGAGTTACACGGCAAGCTTGACCTCTCTATTAACTGTACAACAGCTCCAACCGACTGTCACAGATATCAGTGCTCTGATAAGGAATGGAGAGCACATTGGGTACCAGGACGGTTCTTTTGTTCTGGATCTTTTGAAAGGCTTGGGGGTACAGGAGTCAAAGCTCAGAGTGCTGTATACTCCAGAGGAATATGATGAGCAACTCTCTAAAGGCAGTAATAATGATGGGGTATCCGCGATTGTGGATGAACTCCCTTATCTCAGGGTTGTTCTCTCGATGTATTGTTCAAAATATAAGTTGGTCGGTCCAACCTACAAAACTGCAGGTTTTGGATTT GCATTTCCGAAGGGCTCGCCACTGGTTCCTGACGTGTCGAGGGCAATCCTGAAAGTCATGGAATCACCCGAGATGACTTTAATTACAAACGCATGGTTTAGGGGTCAGGACAAGTGTTCAGAGGAAGACATGACAACTGTAGACTCCAACAGCCTCACGCTGGACAGTTTTAAAGGCCTTTTCCTCATCGCAGCGCTTGCCTCAACCTCTGcgctcttcatcttcttgatcaACTTCTTCTACGAGAACAGACACATCTTAGCCTCCCAGGTACCGGTGAAGCAAAAAGTTGCTGCCATTGCAAAGACATTCAACGAGAAGAAGGAAGACGCCCATGTGGCggcaaagaaggaaaagagcaaagaagaagaaatcgaaATGGCTGCCAGAGGAGAAATCCATCTCACCCCAGGTGCAACCAGCTTTTCCAATTCCGAAGAAGGGCTGTTCTCACCGGATGAGGGCTCATCATCCCCGGGACCTGGAACTCTGTATCACGCGTTGACTGTtatggggatcaatgaagatagGCATAGGAAATATTCTTTTCACTCCAACTCCGATTCTTTCTTGTATGATAAAATCTAA
- the LOC115755837 gene encoding glutamate receptor 2.7-like isoform X2, translating to MNPRSSFSIPFLYILICLFITPSMCQNLTATEIDVGVILDLDTYIGKMCKTCLEMAIGDFYSDHDDYTTRLVLHTRNATSDPVVATSAAVELLKNYQVKAILGPQKSRQADFIADIGNTTQVPIISFTVTSPLLSHLEIPYFIRMAQVDTSQLNAIAAIVKDVKWREIVPIYERSYYGSGIISYLADAMQGIGTRIPYRCGISPSATDDQILKELHKLMTMQTRVFIVHMLPNLAYRLFLKANEAGMMRKGYAWIVTDGIANLLSSMDSNVINSMQGVVGVKTYPPQTKELDQFTKRWEKRFHDEYPGTNHVQLNAFGLGAYDSISALAMAVENADIANSQFSVPAIQENMTDLEIIGVSESGPKLLQSVLKTKFTGLSGRVELINGQLPISAFQIVNLVGNDTISIGHWTENGITGQLPASNENSLSEKNYLQKIVWPGKSRIIPKGWDIPANRKKLKVGVPVKAGFSQFIKVETDPRTNVSNVTGYCVDVFDAVMKSLHYAVPYDVPYEFEPFETSEGSGDSAGNSDDLIRNVSTEGYDAVVGDITIRAARADYVDFTLPYTESGVSMIVPIKGDNKKSAWIFLKPLKTELWITIGAFFLYTGIVIWVLEHRVNKEFRGTPSKQIGMILWFSFSTMVFAHKERVISNLSRFVLIIWIFAVLVLSSSYTASLTSLLTVQQLQPTVTDISALIRNGEHIGYQDGSFVLDLLKGLGVQESKLRVLYTPEEYDEQLSKGSNNDGVSAIVDELPYLRVVLSMYCSKYKLVGPTYKTAGFGFAFPKGSPLVPDVSRAILKVMESPEMTLITNAWFRGQDKCSEEDMTTVDSNSLTLDSFKGLFLIAALASTSALFIFLINFFYENRHILASQVPVKQKVAAIAKTFNEKKEDAHVAAKKEKSKEEEIEMAARGEIHLTPGATSFSNSEEGLFSPDEGSSSPGPGTLYHALTVMGINEDRHRKYSFHSNSDSFLYDKI from the exons ATGAACCCAAGATCCTCGTTTTCCATTCCCTTTTTGTACATCCTAATATGCTTGTTCATAACGCCATCGATGTGTCAGAATCTTACAGCAACAGAGATAGATGTCGGAGTCATTCTAGATTTGGATACATATATCGGAAAGATGTGCAAGACATGCCTTGAGATGGCAATTGGCGATTTCTACTCTGATCATGATGATTACACTACAAGATTAGTCCTTCACACGAGAAACGCAACGAGTGACCCGGTCGTGGCTACATCTGCAG CTGTAGAATTGTTAAAGAATTATCAAGTCAAGGCCATTCTGGGGCCTCAAAAATCAAGACAAGCAGATTTTATAGCTGACATTGGAAATACCACTCAGGTCCCTATAATTTCCTTCACCGTGACAAGCCCTTTGCTTTCGCACCTTGAAATTCCCTACTTCATCCGAATGGCACAAGTGGACACCTCTCAGCTCAATGCTATAGCTGCCATTGTCAAAGATGTCAAGTGGAGGGAAATTGTACCTATTTATGAACGCTCTTATTACGGAAGTGGAATCATCTCTTATCTTGCTGATGCCATGCAAGGAATCGGTACAAGGATACCGTACCGGTGTGGAATCTCTCCTTCAGCTACTGATGATCAGATCCTGAAAGAGCTCCACAAGTTAATGACTATGCAAACAAGGGTTTTCATTGTGCATATGCTGCCAAATCTTGCATACCGGCTTTTTCTCAAGGCAAATGAAGCTGGAATGATGAGAAAAGGATATGCCTGGATAGTCACAGATGGGATTGCAAACCTTCTCAGCTCCATGGATTCCAATGTCATCAATTCTATGCAAGGAGTTGTAGGGGTGAAGACTTACCCTCCTCAAACCAAAGAGCTAGACCAATTCACAAAGAGATGGGAAAAGCGATTTCATGACGAATATCCAGGAACCAACCATGTTCAGCTAAATGCCTTTGGCCTAGGTGCCTATGATAGCATTTCTGCTTTAGCAATGGCAGTAGAAAATGCTGATATAGCGAACTCACAATTTAGTGTACCAGCCATCCAGGAGAATATGACTGACCTGGAAATCATTGGTGTCTCAGAGTCGGGACCAAAGCTCCTCCAGTCAGTTTTGAAAACCAAATTCACCGGATTAAGTGGCAGAGTTGAACTCATAAATGGACAATTACCGATATCTGCCTTTCAGATAGTGAACTTGGTTGGCAATGATACAATATCAATTGGACATTGGACAGAGAATGGCATCACGGGCCAACTTCCTGCCAGTAATGAGAACTCACTCAGCGAGAAGAACTATCTGCAAAAAATTGTTTGGCCTGGTAAATCAAGAATAATCCCAAAAGGTTGGGATATTCCAGCCAATCGGAAGAAGTTGAAGGTTGGAGTCCCGGTAAAAGCCGGATTTAGCCAATTCATAAAAGTGGAAACAGATCCTCGGACAAATGTTTCCAATGTTACTGGTTATTGCGTAGATGTGTTCGATGCTGTCATGAAATCATTGCATTATGCTGTTCCGTATGATGTTCCGTATGAGTTTGAACCCTTTGAGACTAGTGAAGGCAGTGGAGATAGTGCGGGAAATTCTGATGATCTTATCAGAAACGTTTCCACTGAG GGTTACGATGCTGTCGTTGGCGACATAACCATTAGGGCTGCCCGAGCCGATTATGTGGATTTTACCCTTCCTTACACAGAGTCAGGTGTCTCCATGATTGTTCCAATCAAGGGTGACAATAAAAAAAGTGCATGGATCTTCTTGAAACCGCTGAAGACAGAGCTATGGATAACCATAGGAGCCTTCTTTCTGTACACTGGCATTGTAATATGGGTTCTTGAGCACCGGGTGAACAAAGAATTTAGGGGAACTCCATCCAAACAGATTGGAATGATCTTGTGGTTCTCCTTCTCTACAATGGTCTTTGCACACA AGGAAAGGGTAATCAGCAACTTGTCGAGATTTGTGTTGATCATATGGATCTTTGCTGTCCTAGTGCTGTCATCGAGTTACACGGCAAGCTTGACCTCTCTATTAACTGTACAACAGCTCCAACCGACTGTCACAGATATCAGTGCTCTGATAAGGAATGGAGAGCACATTGGGTACCAGGACGGTTCTTTTGTTCTGGATCTTTTGAAAGGCTTGGGGGTACAGGAGTCAAAGCTCAGAGTGCTGTATACTCCAGAGGAATATGATGAGCAACTCTCTAAAGGCAGTAATAATGATGGGGTATCCGCGATTGTGGATGAACTCCCTTATCTCAGGGTTGTTCTCTCGATGTATTGTTCAAAATATAAGTTGGTCGGTCCAACCTACAAAACTGCAGGTTTTGGATTT GCATTTCCGAAGGGCTCGCCACTGGTTCCTGACGTGTCGAGGGCAATCCTGAAAGTCATGGAATCACCCGAGATGACTTTAATTACAAACGCATGGTTTAGGGGTCAGGACAAGTGTTCAGAGGAAGACATGACAACTGTAGACTCCAACAGCCTCACGCTGGACAGTTTTAAAGGCCTTTTCCTCATCGCAGCGCTTGCCTCAACCTCTGcgctcttcatcttcttgatcaACTTCTTCTACGAGAACAGACACATCTTAGCCTCCCAGGTACCGGTGAAGCAAAAAGTTGCTGCCATTGCAAAGACATTCAACGAGAAGAAGGAAGACGCCCATGTGGCggcaaagaaggaaaagagcaaagaagaagaaatcgaaATGGCTGCCAGAGGAGAAATCCATCTCACCCCAGGTGCAACCAGCTTTTCCAATTCCGAAGAAGGGCTGTTCTCACCGGATGAGGGCTCATCATCCCCGGGACCTGGAACTCTGTATCACGCGTTGACTGTtatggggatcaatgaagatagGCATAGGAAATATTCTTTTCACTCCAACTCCGATTCTTTCTTGTATGATAAAATCTAA
- the LOC115755870 gene encoding small nuclear ribonucleoprotein E-like, with translation MASSKVQRIMTQPINLIFRFLQSKARIQIWLFEQKDLRIEGRIIGFDEYMNLVLDDAEEVNVKKKTRKTLGRILLKGDNITLMMNTGK, from the exons ATGGCGTCCTCGAAAGTGCAGAGAATCATGACCCAACCCATT AATCTGATCTTCAGGTTTCTTCAGAGT AAAGCGCGGATTCAGATTTGGCTGTTTGAACAGAAGGATTTGAGAATCGAAGGCCGTATAATT GGGTTTGATGAGTACATGAATCTGGTTTTGGATGATGCTGAAGAAGTCAACGTAAAAAAGAAGACCAGAAAGACTTTAG GGAGGATCTTATTGAAAGGGGATAACATAACGCTGATGATGAATAC CGGCAAATGA